A window of the Kineosporia corallincola genome harbors these coding sequences:
- a CDS encoding TetR/AcrR family transcriptional regulator has translation MGDQVAERERDPARTRRTVLDAAARVVAQKGAGVSIDTIARAAGVSKGGLLHHFHNRDELVLALTEDLMERFAAEVRAAVDPTDRAEGRLMRGYIRASFDSLRHEESPAEHVAMMAAVATVPGVAELLRRDKARWEAYFADDGLDPQRTLLIFRATDGAAIAGLWEGGHSRDDLARAREMLLALTRDTGPVV, from the coding sequence ATGGGAGACCAGGTGGCGGAGCGGGAGCGAGACCCGGCGCGGACCCGGCGCACGGTGCTGGACGCCGCGGCCCGGGTGGTGGCGCAGAAGGGCGCCGGGGTCAGCATCGACACCATCGCGAGGGCGGCGGGGGTGTCGAAGGGCGGTCTGCTGCACCATTTCCACAACCGCGACGAGCTGGTGCTGGCCCTGACGGAAGACCTGATGGAACGGTTCGCCGCCGAGGTGCGCGCGGCCGTCGACCCCACCGACCGGGCCGAGGGCCGGCTGATGCGCGGCTACATCCGGGCCTCGTTCGACTCACTGCGCCACGAGGAGTCCCCGGCCGAGCACGTGGCGATGATGGCGGCCGTGGCCACGGTGCCCGGGGTGGCCGAGCTGCTGCGCCGCGACAAGGCGCGCTGGGAGGCCTACTTCGCCGACGACGGCCTCGACCCGCAACGCACGCTGCTGATCTTCCGGGCCACCGACGGCGCCGCGATCGCCGGGCTGTGGGAGGGCGGGCACTCCCGCGACGACCTGGCCCGCGCCCGGGAGATGCTGCTGGCCCTGACCCGTGACACCGGCCCGGTCGTCTAG
- a CDS encoding MFS transporter, translating to MSAPVMSPPARLAGPREWAALVPLTLAVALLAVDGTVLALAVPSLTVDLDASSTQLLWIGDIYSFALAGLLISMGTLADRIGRKRLLVIGAAGFGLASLLAAFAPGAGWLIAARALLGVAGATLMPSTLSIVRNLFPDDRQRTRAVAIWSTGGAGGAALGPIVGGVLLEHFWWGSVFVINLPVMVLTVVTVLWLVPESRNPRPGRFDLVSAVLSVIAIVPLVWAVKHTTHDGADGFGLGAALAGLAFGLIFVRRQRILPDPLVDVTLFRRPAFAGTVLASFIAIFAFSGLLYFFSQYLQLVQGYSPLRAGLRELPLTIASIVVVVVAVPMIARFGVGRSLGASLLVSALGFAVLSVFETADGYAGLALGLVVIGLGVGIVFTAATDAVLGSVPHERAGAASAISEMSYELGVAVGIAVLGSLQGVLYRHHLPDLSGLPRPVGAAVNDSLARATQALGGGDVLAGARHAFAEAMQATSWIAAVLLVLAGVLAWKVVPTSPSPSAPRS from the coding sequence ATGAGTGCTCCCGTCATGTCCCCTCCGGCCAGGCTCGCCGGTCCGCGTGAGTGGGCCGCCCTGGTGCCGCTCACGCTCGCCGTGGCCCTGCTCGCGGTGGACGGCACGGTGCTCGCACTGGCCGTCCCCTCGCTCACGGTCGACCTCGACGCCTCGTCCACCCAGCTGCTGTGGATCGGCGACATCTACTCCTTCGCCCTGGCCGGGCTGCTGATCAGCATGGGCACGCTGGCCGACCGGATCGGCCGCAAGCGGCTGCTGGTGATCGGTGCCGCCGGGTTCGGGCTGGCCTCGCTGCTGGCCGCGTTCGCTCCCGGCGCGGGCTGGCTGATCGCGGCCCGGGCCCTGCTCGGCGTGGCCGGGGCCACGCTCATGCCCTCCACGCTGTCGATCGTGCGCAACCTGTTCCCCGACGACCGGCAGCGCACCCGGGCGGTGGCGATCTGGTCGACCGGTGGCGCCGGTGGCGCGGCCCTCGGCCCGATCGTGGGTGGTGTTCTGCTGGAACACTTCTGGTGGGGCTCGGTGTTCGTGATCAACCTGCCGGTGATGGTGCTGACCGTGGTCACCGTGCTGTGGCTGGTGCCGGAGTCGCGCAACCCCCGCCCGGGCCGCTTCGACCTGGTCAGCGCGGTGCTGTCGGTGATCGCGATCGTGCCGCTGGTCTGGGCCGTCAAGCACACCACCCACGACGGCGCCGACGGGTTCGGGCTCGGCGCGGCCCTGGCCGGCCTGGCCTTCGGCCTGATCTTCGTGCGCCGCCAGCGCATCCTGCCCGACCCGCTGGTCGACGTGACCCTGTTCCGCCGGCCCGCCTTCGCCGGCACCGTGCTGGCCTCGTTCATCGCGATCTTCGCGTTCAGCGGGCTGCTGTACTTCTTCTCCCAGTACCTCCAGCTGGTGCAGGGGTACTCGCCGCTGCGGGCGGGGCTGCGCGAGCTGCCGCTGACCATCGCCTCGATCGTGGTGGTGGTCGTGGCGGTGCCGATGATCGCCCGGTTCGGGGTGGGGCGCTCACTCGGCGCCTCGCTGCTGGTGTCCGCGCTCGGGTTCGCGGTGCTGTCGGTGTTCGAGACCGCCGACGGCTACGCCGGTCTCGCGCTCGGTCTGGTGGTGATCGGCCTGGGCGTGGGCATCGTGTTCACCGCCGCCACCGACGCGGTGCTCGGCTCGGTGCCGCACGAGCGGGCCGGGGCGGCCTCGGCGATCTCCGAGATGTCGTACGAGCTGGGCGTCGCCGTCGGCATCGCGGTGCTGGGCAGCCTCCAGGGCGTGCTGTACCGGCACCACCTGCCCGACCTGTCCGGCCTGCCGCGGCCGGTGGGCGCGGCGGTGAACGACTCGCTGGCCCGGGCCACCCAGGCGCTCGGCGGCGGAGACGTGCTGGCTGGGGCGCGGCACGCCTTCGCCGAGGCGATGCAGGCCACCTCGTGGATCGCGGCGGTGCTGCTGGTGCTCGCCGGGGTGCTGGCCTGGAAGGTGGTTCCTACCAGCCCTTCGCCTTCCGCACCGCGGTCGTGA
- a CDS encoding type II toxin-antitoxin system PemK/MazF family toxin, producing MANGFWSTLARLLGLGKPDRSTQTAPRPRAPKPAPTRPTAPKPTAPKPSAPKPAPPRNRPAAGPSAPSRRPQADHGKSAYAGDFTGRAKIDYDPNEDGNADPGEVVWAWVPFEEDHSQGKDRPVLVIARHRGHLLGLMLTSKDHDRDAVHEARYGRLWMDVGTGAWDRQNRPSEVRLDRVLQLLPDAVRREGATMERPLYDQVTTAVRKAKGW from the coding sequence ATGGCGAACGGATTCTGGTCAACGCTGGCGCGTCTTCTCGGACTGGGCAAACCGGATCGGTCCACGCAGACCGCCCCCCGGCCCAGGGCTCCGAAGCCGGCCCCCACCAGGCCCACCGCACCGAAGCCCACCGCCCCGAAGCCCTCGGCCCCCAAGCCGGCCCCGCCGCGCAACCGGCCGGCGGCGGGCCCGTCCGCGCCCTCGCGTCGTCCTCAGGCCGACCACGGGAAGAGCGCCTACGCGGGCGATTTCACCGGCCGGGCGAAGATCGACTACGACCCGAACGAGGACGGCAACGCCGACCCGGGCGAGGTGGTCTGGGCCTGGGTGCCGTTCGAGGAGGACCACAGCCAGGGCAAGGACCGCCCGGTGCTGGTGATCGCCCGGCACCGTGGGCACCTGCTCGGCCTGATGCTGACCAGCAAGGACCACGACCGTGACGCGGTGCACGAGGCCCGCTACGGCCGGCTCTGGATGGACGTCGGCACCGGCGCCTGGGACCGGCAGAACCGGCCCAGTGAGGTCCGGCTGGACCGGGTGCTCCAGTTGCTGCCCGACGCCGTGCGCCGCGAGGGGGCCACCATGGAACGGCCGCTCTACGACCAGGTCACGACCGCGGTGCGGAAGGCGAAGGGCTGGTAG
- a CDS encoding GNAT family N-acetyltransferase, whose protein sequence is MGTQLTWPVATYLKTPRLDLEPIRPEHAEEAYPWMSDDRIHAFTGGKPASLEDLRTRFARQAEGHAPDGSAGWLNWMIRHRTGRVVGTVQATVTPARRVPLQARLAWVLAYEAQGHGFAREAAAEMMIWLRGNGVDRFTAAIHPRHSASKGVARAIGMHPTINVEGEELIWADDTVGIG, encoded by the coding sequence GTGGGCACACAGCTGACGTGGCCGGTCGCCACCTATCTCAAGACGCCGCGCCTGGACCTGGAACCGATCCGGCCGGAGCACGCGGAGGAGGCCTACCCGTGGATGTCCGACGACCGCATCCACGCCTTCACCGGCGGTAAGCCGGCCTCGCTGGAAGACCTGCGCACCCGCTTCGCCCGGCAGGCCGAGGGGCACGCGCCGGACGGCTCGGCGGGCTGGCTGAACTGGATGATCCGGCACCGCACCGGCCGGGTGGTCGGCACCGTGCAGGCCACTGTGACGCCGGCCCGGCGGGTGCCGCTCCAGGCCCGGCTGGCCTGGGTGCTGGCCTACGAGGCGCAGGGCCACGGGTTCGCCCGGGAGGCGGCGGCGGAGATGATGATCTGGCTGCGGGGCAACGGTGTGGACCGGTTCACCGCGGCGATCCATCCCCGGCACAGTGCCTCGAAGGGCGTCGCCCGGGCGATCGGCATGCACCCCACGATCAACGTGGAGGGCGAGGAACTGATCTGGGCCGACGACACGGTCGGTATCGGGTGA
- a CDS encoding DedA family protein, whose product MALALTPPLTPLLASRAQTAEASHSGEIGGLTGLVLDLIAALGAIGVGVLSFLEVVFPPIPSELVLPLAGYQVQVGELNLAAVFLLATVGSVLGSLVLYWLGAAIGLERAAWIASRVPLMDADDVHQSAAWFSKYDSVAVFTGRFVPGVRSLISLPAGAAGMSLWKFTGWTLLGTAIWNGILIGGGMALGTQYEKVESYAGYLDYVLYAAIAGVLAFGIGRRVIQYRRTPSRHGTARRSRV is encoded by the coding sequence GTGGCCCTTGCTCTCACACCTCCGCTGACCCCGCTCCTGGCGTCCCGCGCCCAGACCGCCGAGGCATCGCACTCCGGTGAGATCGGGGGGCTGACCGGGCTCGTCCTCGACCTGATCGCCGCCCTGGGGGCGATCGGCGTCGGGGTGCTGAGCTTCCTCGAGGTGGTGTTCCCGCCGATCCCGAGTGAACTGGTGCTGCCCCTGGCCGGCTACCAGGTGCAGGTCGGCGAGCTGAACCTGGCCGCCGTGTTCCTGCTGGCCACCGTCGGCTCGGTGCTCGGGTCGCTGGTGCTCTACTGGCTGGGCGCCGCCATCGGCCTGGAGCGCGCCGCCTGGATCGCCTCCAGGGTGCCGCTGATGGACGCCGACGACGTGCATCAGTCCGCCGCCTGGTTCAGCAAGTACGACTCGGTGGCCGTGTTCACCGGCCGGTTCGTGCCCGGCGTGCGCAGCCTGATCTCCCTGCCCGCCGGCGCCGCCGGCATGTCGCTGTGGAAGTTCACCGGCTGGACGCTGCTCGGCACCGCGATCTGGAACGGCATCCTGATCGGCGGCGGCATGGCCCTCGGAACGCAGTACGAAAAGGTCGAGTCCTATGCCGGTTACCTCGACTACGTGCTCTACGCCGCGATCGCCGGGGTGCTCGCGTTCGGCATCGGGCGCCGCGTGATCCAGTACCGCCGCACCCCCTCGCGGCACGGCACGGCCCGGCGCTCGCGGGTCTGA
- a CDS encoding SulP family inorganic anion transporter encodes MSAVVTDPSTSGPGTRPAGRFTVFRVEMLAGLVTALALIPEVISFSIVAGLDPRVGLFTSFVMAVVIAFTGGRPGMVTAAAGSVALVIAPLSKAYGLQYVIAAVILGGAIQFLLAVLGVARLMRFIPRSVMIGFVNALAVLIFSAQLRHLVDVPFAVYPLLALSVVIIVFLPRVLTAVPSQLVSIVVVTALAIGAGLNVPTVGDEGALPDGLPLPGLPDIPWTMHTLTTILPYAIGLALVGLLETLLTAKLVDDLTDTGSDKTRESWGLGVANLAAGFFGGMGGCAMIGQTMINVKSGGRHRLSTFMAGAWLLVLVLVLGPLVARMPMVALVAVMVVVAATTFDWHSVAPATLKRMPRSETSVMVVTVAVTVATDNLAYGVIVGVLAAMVLFARRVAHLVSVTSTVAPDGSVKTYQVHGQLFFASSNDLVHQFDYVNDPERVVVDLATAHIWDASSVATMDAIQTKYAARGKQVTIVGMNPTSEAMHERLAGRLGG; translated from the coding sequence ATGAGTGCCGTTGTCACCGATCCGTCGACCTCCGGACCGGGCACCCGCCCCGCCGGCCGGTTCACGGTGTTCCGGGTCGAGATGCTGGCCGGGCTGGTCACCGCCCTGGCGCTGATCCCCGAGGTGATCTCGTTCTCGATCGTGGCCGGGCTGGACCCGCGGGTCGGGCTGTTCACGTCGTTCGTGATGGCGGTGGTGATCGCCTTCACCGGCGGCCGGCCCGGCATGGTCACCGCGGCGGCCGGATCGGTCGCGCTGGTGATCGCGCCGCTGTCGAAGGCCTACGGGCTCCAGTACGTGATCGCCGCGGTGATCCTCGGCGGTGCGATCCAGTTCCTGCTGGCGGTGCTCGGCGTGGCCAGGCTGATGCGGTTCATCCCGCGCAGCGTGATGATCGGCTTCGTGAACGCGCTGGCGGTGCTGATCTTCAGCGCCCAGCTACGGCACCTGGTCGACGTGCCGTTCGCGGTGTACCCGCTGCTCGCGCTGTCGGTCGTGATCATCGTGTTCCTGCCCCGGGTGCTCACCGCCGTGCCGTCGCAGCTGGTCTCGATCGTGGTGGTCACGGCCCTGGCGATCGGGGCCGGGCTGAACGTGCCGACCGTGGGCGACGAGGGCGCGCTGCCCGACGGCCTGCCGCTGCCCGGCCTGCCCGACATCCCGTGGACGATGCACACGCTCACCACGATCCTGCCGTACGCGATCGGCCTGGCCCTGGTCGGCCTGCTGGAGACGCTGCTGACGGCCAAGCTGGTGGACGACCTGACCGACACCGGCTCGGACAAGACCCGGGAGTCGTGGGGGCTGGGCGTGGCCAACCTGGCCGCCGGATTCTTCGGCGGCATGGGCGGTTGCGCGATGATCGGCCAGACCATGATCAACGTGAAGAGCGGCGGCCGGCACCGGCTGAGCACCTTCATGGCCGGGGCCTGGCTGCTGGTCCTGGTGCTGGTCCTCGGCCCGCTGGTCGCGAGAATGCCGATGGTGGCGCTGGTCGCGGTGATGGTGGTGGTCGCGGCCACCACCTTCGACTGGCACAGCGTGGCCCCGGCCACGCTGAAACGCATGCCGCGCAGCGAGACCTCGGTGATGGTGGTGACCGTCGCCGTCACGGTGGCCACCGACAACCTGGCCTACGGCGTGATCGTCGGGGTGCTCGCGGCCATGGTGCTGTTCGCCCGGCGGGTGGCGCACCTGGTCAGCGTCACCTCGACGGTGGCACCCGACGGCTCGGTCAAGACCTACCAGGTGCACGGCCAGCTGTTCTTCGCCTCCAGCAACGACCTGGTGCACCAGTTCGACTACGTGAACGACCCGGAGCGGGTGGTGGTCGACCTGGCCACCGCGCACATCTGGGACGCCTCGTCGGTGGCGACGATGGACGCCATCCAGACCAAGTACGCCGCCCGCGGCAAGCAGGTCACCATCGTCGGGATGAACCCGACCAGCGAGGCGATGCACGAACGGCTGGCGGGCAGACTCGGCGGTTAG
- a CDS encoding phage holin family protein has protein sequence MTYDPGTGTARPAGDSASVGQLLGDVTRDLSLLVRQEVELAKAELRQSAKESGKGAGLLGAAGLLGNLALAFLAIAAWWGLGELMNRGWAALIVAVVLAAIAAGLGVTGRNQMKAVTGLPQTTDSVKRIPDAVKGNEGTVR, from the coding sequence GTGACCTACGACCCGGGCACCGGAACAGCGCGTCCGGCAGGGGATTCCGCCTCCGTCGGTCAGCTGCTCGGTGACGTCACCCGCGACCTGTCCCTCCTGGTGCGTCAGGAGGTGGAACTCGCCAAGGCCGAACTGCGGCAGTCGGCCAAGGAATCCGGAAAGGGCGCGGGCCTGCTCGGCGCCGCGGGCCTGCTCGGAAACCTGGCCCTCGCCTTCCTGGCGATCGCCGCCTGGTGGGGCCTCGGCGAGTTGATGAATCGCGGCTGGGCCGCGCTGATCGTGGCCGTGGTACTGGCCGCGATCGCGGCCGGGCTCGGCGTGACCGGCCGCAACCAGATGAAGGCCGTGACCGGCCTGCCGCAGACGACCGACAGCGTCAAGCGCATTCCCGACGCGGTCAAGGGCAACGAAGGGACCGTGCGATGA
- a CDS encoding DUF3618 domain-containing protein: MSQPTGQESPEEIRARIENTRRTLSSDVDTLAETVRPANVARRQVDRAKGAAGTFRDRVMGTADTAKEKVMGSASGVGHSTTSTLGDARDGVASTLGDAKSGVQDAASTSREAVAAAPGAVKARTEGNPLAAGLIAFGAGMLLGSLLPATRREEQAAAALREHASTLTEPAAGVAREVGEHLREGAQEAAGSVRSTAQDAAQTVRDEAASAGQDVKDQGVQAKEQVQQSRS, from the coding sequence ATGAGCCAGCCGACCGGGCAGGAGAGTCCCGAGGAGATCCGGGCACGGATCGAGAACACCCGCCGGACGCTGAGTTCCGACGTGGACACGCTGGCTGAGACGGTGCGTCCGGCCAACGTGGCCAGGCGTCAGGTGGACCGGGCGAAAGGGGCCGCGGGCACGTTCCGCGACCGGGTGATGGGTACCGCGGACACGGCGAAGGAGAAGGTCATGGGCAGCGCCTCGGGCGTGGGACACAGCACGACGTCGACCCTGGGAGACGCCCGCGACGGGGTGGCGTCCACGCTCGGCGACGCGAAATCCGGCGTGCAGGACGCCGCCTCGACCTCACGCGAGGCCGTGGCCGCGGCGCCCGGCGCGGTGAAGGCCCGAACCGAGGGCAACCCGCTGGCGGCCGGGCTGATCGCGTTCGGCGCGGGCATGCTGCTCGGCTCGCTGTTGCCCGCCACCCGGCGGGAGGAGCAGGCCGCGGCCGCGCTCAGGGAGCACGCCTCCACCCTCACCGAGCCGGCCGCCGGCGTGGCCCGCGAGGTCGGCGAGCACCTGCGCGAGGGCGCCCAGGAGGCGGCCGGGTCGGTGCGCTCCACCGCCCAGGACGCCGCGCAGACCGTGCGTGACGAGGCCGCCTCGGCCGGGCAGGACGTGAAGGACCAGGGTGTGCAGGCCAAGGAGCAGGTGCAGCAGAGCCGTTCGTGA
- a CDS encoding glycoside hydrolase family 26 protein: MNSRRWLSFGLVPSIGLGVVAALLASALTGAGPATAVTPEVPSKQSGMPWASGAFMPDYVPAAQVSFGKERGVRSDVAVVYAGRTDWDAVSNPTWLWRQWKSAPQTLVISSAPFPETGNWSLAACARGSYDEYWKDFGRSAAASGMAGRTVVRLAWEFNGTWVAWAAYRPADFVGCWRNIFTAAESQAPKLRWDWTVNRGIGDALSDATRAWPGKKYVDFVGIDTYDGYPAVTTKAGWNKQLNGNQGLRFWADFARRKGKRLSVPEWGLYPGYAWKGNGGGDNANYMTKMFSFFRSVGGNLAYEAYFNDTDPAHAGALSLNPKARAEYRKQVKAAVRRASR; this comes from the coding sequence GTGAACAGCAGACGCTGGCTCTCTTTCGGTCTTGTCCCGTCGATCGGCCTGGGGGTGGTCGCCGCCCTCCTCGCCTCGGCCCTGACCGGCGCCGGGCCCGCCACGGCGGTGACGCCGGAGGTGCCCTCGAAGCAGTCCGGGATGCCCTGGGCGAGCGGCGCCTTCATGCCCGACTACGTGCCCGCCGCGCAGGTGAGCTTCGGTAAGGAGCGGGGCGTGAGGTCCGACGTCGCCGTGGTCTACGCCGGTCGCACCGACTGGGACGCGGTGAGCAACCCGACCTGGCTCTGGCGCCAGTGGAAGTCCGCGCCGCAGACCCTGGTGATCAGCAGCGCGCCGTTCCCGGAGACCGGCAACTGGTCGCTGGCCGCCTGCGCCCGCGGCTCCTACGACGAGTACTGGAAGGACTTCGGCCGCAGTGCCGCCGCCTCCGGCATGGCCGGGCGCACCGTGGTGCGGCTGGCCTGGGAGTTCAACGGCACCTGGGTGGCCTGGGCGGCCTACCGGCCGGCCGACTTCGTCGGATGCTGGCGCAACATCTTCACCGCCGCCGAGTCACAGGCCCCGAAGCTGCGCTGGGACTGGACGGTCAACCGTGGCATCGGCGACGCACTCAGCGACGCGACGCGGGCCTGGCCGGGTAAGAAGTACGTGGACTTCGTCGGCATCGACACCTACGACGGGTACCCGGCCGTCACCACCAAGGCCGGCTGGAACAAGCAGCTGAACGGCAACCAGGGGCTCAGGTTCTGGGCGGACTTCGCCCGGCGCAAGGGCAAGCGGCTGAGCGTGCCGGAGTGGGGGCTTTACCCGGGGTACGCCTGGAAGGGCAACGGCGGGGGTGACAATGCCAACTACATGACGAAGATGTTCAGCTTCTTCCGGTCGGTCGGCGGCAACCTGGCCTACGAGGCGTACTTCAACGACACCGACCCGGCCCATGCCGGGGCTCTGAGCCTCAACCCCAAGGCCAGGGCGGAGTACCGCAAGCAGGTGAAGGCGGCGGTCCGCCGGGCCTCGCGGTAG
- a CDS encoding SprT-like domain-containing protein yields the protein MELIQARALAIGLMRRHGLSGWRLVFDNAKTRAGICRAEPREIGLSRVLTQLHSRAEVTETVLHEIAHALVGPAHGHDDIWQARARAIGCSGTRCLPVDAPRPPGPWRGTCPRGHSITRHRQPVRVQSCGECSRAFDPAALLDWTRHGEVVPMHPSYVAERRWVMQRARPARPEPAVAARGALPEPAVTGRDAALFPIGTRVRLICPGKYADSTGKVVKIGRTRYHVQVRRQLLTVPFAQVERTG from the coding sequence GTGGAGCTCATCCAGGCGCGGGCACTCGCTATCGGGCTCATGCGGCGTCACGGGCTTTCCGGGTGGCGCCTCGTCTTCGACAACGCCAAGACCCGGGCCGGCATCTGCCGGGCCGAGCCACGGGAGATCGGCCTCAGCCGGGTGCTGACACAGCTGCACAGCCGGGCCGAGGTCACCGAGACGGTGCTGCACGAGATCGCGCACGCATTGGTCGGCCCGGCACACGGGCACGACGACATCTGGCAGGCCCGGGCACGGGCCATCGGCTGCTCGGGCACCCGGTGCCTGCCGGTCGACGCGCCACGGCCACCAGGGCCGTGGCGCGGAACGTGCCCACGGGGGCACTCGATCACCCGGCACCGGCAGCCGGTGCGGGTGCAGTCCTGTGGGGAGTGCTCGCGCGCGTTCGACCCCGCGGCGCTGCTCGACTGGACGCGTCACGGCGAGGTGGTGCCGATGCATCCCAGTTACGTGGCCGAACGGCGGTGGGTGATGCAGCGGGCCCGGCCGGCCCGGCCGGAACCGGCGGTCGCCGCCCGCGGCGCCCTGCCGGAGCCGGCCGTCACCGGGCGCGACGCGGCGCTGTTCCCGATCGGCACCCGGGTGCGGCTGATCTGCCCGGGCAAATACGCCGACAGCACCGGCAAGGTGGTCAAGATCGGGCGCACGCGCTACCACGTGCAGGTGCGGCGCCAGCTGCTCACGGTGCCGTTCGCCCAGGTGGAGAGAACCGGCTGA
- a CDS encoding RNA-binding S4 domain-containing protein, translating to MAEVEIHDEYIPLGSFLKLAGAIDTGGDAKLMIAGGDVDVNGEPETRRGRKLRPGDVVTTASGSWTVVTPQA from the coding sequence GTGGCTGAAGTCGAGATTCATGACGAGTACATCCCCCTCGGGTCGTTCCTCAAGCTCGCCGGGGCGATCGACACCGGCGGCGACGCCAAGCTGATGATCGCGGGCGGCGACGTGGACGTGAACGGGGAACCGGAGACCCGGCGCGGCCGCAAGCTGCGCCCCGGCGACGTGGTGACGACCGCGAGCGGCAGCTGGACGGTGGTGACCCCGCAGGCCTGA
- a CDS encoding DUF2945 domain-containing protein, with translation MTQLKVGDKVSWNTPQGTTHGVVKAVKTKNFQLAGQKFTAGDDEPMFVVESDKSGKRAAHQAGALHRRS, from the coding sequence ATGACACAGCTCAAGGTGGGCGACAAGGTCTCCTGGAACACCCCGCAGGGCACCACGCACGGGGTGGTGAAAGCCGTGAAGACCAAGAACTTCCAGCTGGCCGGGCAGAAGTTCACGGCCGGTGACGACGAGCCGATGTTCGTGGTGGAGAGTGACAAGAGCGGCAAGCGGGCCGCGCACCAGGCAGGGGCGTTGCACCGGCGTTCTTGA
- the def gene encoding peptide deformylase yields MAKRKTKRAPQAAPIRQLGDPVLRTQADPVTVFDESLAATVELMFASMYEAHGVGLAANQIGLSHALFVMDCEGVVAVVANPRLTFVSEETATGAEGCLSVSGHNFPTARAVRATVVGQDVTGAPVEITGEGEVARCLQHETDHLIGKVYLDRLSGDVRRRARQEVETVA; encoded by the coding sequence GTGGCGAAGCGGAAGACGAAACGTGCTCCCCAGGCGGCGCCGATCCGGCAGCTCGGCGACCCGGTGCTGCGCACCCAGGCCGACCCGGTCACGGTGTTCGACGAGTCGCTGGCCGCGACCGTCGAGCTGATGTTCGCGTCGATGTACGAGGCCCACGGGGTCGGCCTGGCAGCTAACCAGATCGGGCTCAGCCACGCGCTTTTCGTGATGGACTGCGAGGGCGTGGTGGCGGTCGTGGCCAACCCGCGTCTCACGTTCGTGTCCGAGGAGACCGCGACCGGCGCCGAGGGATGCCTGTCGGTGTCCGGGCACAATTTCCCGACCGCCCGCGCGGTGCGCGCCACCGTGGTGGGGCAGGACGTGACCGGCGCGCCGGTCGAGATCACCGGTGAGGGCGAGGTCGCCCGCTGCCTCCAGCACGAGACCGATCACCTGATCGGCAAGGTCTATCTGGACCGGCTGTCCGGTGACGTGCGCCGGCGTGCGCGGCAGGAGGTCGAGACGGTCGCGTAG
- a CDS encoding helix-turn-helix transcriptional regulator gives MDRDALADFLRRRREALQPVDVGLPVGMRRRASGLRREEVAGLAGMSTDYYARLEQRRGPQPSEQMVAAIARALRLTLDERDHLFRIAGHNAPTRVVRSDHVAPGLMRVFDRLDDTPAMIVTDLSETLIQNRLAVALLGEATSYTGFARSAVYRWFTDPAERLHYPERDHDHQSRTQVAQLRAVSAVGDRRALDLVTALRAASEEFGVIWDRHEVRGRESDTKTLVHPELGEIGVECQKLFTENRAQMLLVFTAQPGSDGYEKLQLLSVLGNQQFVS, from the coding sequence GTGGACCGAGATGCCCTGGCCGACTTCCTGCGCCGCCGTCGTGAGGCTCTACAACCGGTGGACGTCGGTCTGCCCGTCGGCATGCGCCGCCGCGCGAGTGGCCTGAGGCGGGAGGAGGTCGCCGGGCTGGCCGGGATGTCCACGGACTACTACGCCCGGCTGGAGCAGCGGCGCGGACCGCAGCCGTCCGAGCAGATGGTCGCGGCGATCGCCCGGGCCCTGCGGCTGACCCTGGACGAGCGCGACCACCTGTTCCGGATCGCCGGGCACAACGCCCCGACCCGGGTGGTGCGCTCCGACCACGTGGCGCCGGGCCTGATGCGGGTGTTCGACCGGCTGGACGACACACCGGCGATGATCGTCACCGACCTGTCCGAGACGCTGATCCAGAACCGGCTGGCGGTCGCGCTGCTCGGCGAGGCGACGTCGTACACCGGGTTCGCCCGCAGCGCCGTGTACCGCTGGTTCACCGACCCCGCGGAGCGGCTGCACTATCCGGAGCGCGACCACGACCATCAGAGCCGGACGCAGGTGGCGCAGTTGCGCGCGGTGTCGGCGGTGGGCGACCGGCGAGCCCTCGACCTGGTGACGGCGTTACGGGCGGCCAGTGAGGAGTTCGGCGTGATCTGGGACCGCCACGAGGTGCGGGGGCGGGAGAGCGACACGAAGACGCTGGTGCATCCGGAGCTGGGCGAGATCGGTGTCGAGTGCCAGAAACTGTTCACCGAGAACCGGGCACAGATGCTGTTGGTGTTCACGGCACAACCCGGGTCGGATGGCTACGAGAAGTTACAGTTGCTCAGCGTGCTGGGAAATCAGCAGTTTGTTTCCTGA